The stretch of DNA tttaaacaataatatttagtAAATGTAATTTGGAATGTTAAAGGGTTcgcaaagggttaattgcatcTTTAAACTTACTTTGGgtaaaaatgtcacaaaatcAGATTATGAAAACGAAGACTTTTTGGTGCAGGGGCGAGCGCACATCGAATGCACTTGGTGTATACGCTTTGTTATACAAATGCATGGATTTGGATGAACTGTCATTGGCctgcagagcttacaatctaatgccaaaaaatattctttCGGCGAAAATAGAGTATGCAGGtagaaatcaaaatattttgatcaattaaaaaaagtatttcctaATAATATAGATGATTTTACACGGGTTTACATGAAAGGTTCAGTTTAGCTTTATAGATACAAAAGTAACagtttgggttttttgttttttttttttaaatgccaccATATTCAAACCGATATCAGGACGTCGCGCAGCCTCCGGTGCGGGCAGTAACTTTGTCCCAAGATATTGTGTGGCATTTTGCATGAATACGGTGCCGTAAAAAAGCTACACCTTTTGCCCCACCTGAAATGACTTGTATTGGAAACATCCAATGGCTGGCTGAGGGTACTGTGGATTATAGAACAATCAAACACATTGCATACTGAGGCCGAACTTATCGAATTACCCAATAATCATCAAAATGTgcacacacagaaacatagaattgaacagcagatcggccccattcggcccccgtctagtcctccgtttctcctgctgtaaagactcaaaccttaatcagtggaACGCACTAACCGGGCCACACTCACTGGCCCAGAGCTCGGACAATCCCGGTATCCAGGCTCTTCTACCTTAATTTAccgatttaaccccttaatgacaaagcccgtacgggctcaaaatgcattgttttcaatgggtttagggaccgcccattgtccttaaggggttaataagtaaGAATCCCCTGGTACAGAAATCCCCAATTCTGGTACTAATTGGTTTTCTATCTGCCATTCGGCCCTCATCCCCCTTACTAGAGTCTTAAGACTTTTAGAAACCTCTAATAACAAATTCATATTTTCCAGCTCTTAGAACGTTATTTTTTCCCTGCATTTCAGGGCATATTAGAGATTTATTCTGTGTTAACCGTTCGCTGTCTGCCTTCCTATCGCCCTCACTGGCTTTCCAGTGCCCGGATCTCGCTACGTCGGAGCGTTCCAACCATTTGCAACAGAAATTCCTTGTTTTCTTTGGAAATATCCGGCGGACTCGCCGCTCATTCCTGTTAGGCTGGCACAGAAGCACAACGGGGTCTCTGTCCCGTTAGAAGCCCCATAATCGTACGTCAAAACTTTGCGTAGGAGGCCAAACCGCACGACTCCAACCAAATGTAAAGAAAGGGATTTATCGGCCCGGCCAGCTTCCTTCGCGGGTCTCCAGCAAACCTTAAAGTCATTGTctaacttttttgttgttgttgtatgttataaaataaacacgCGGTGGGAGACATAGCTTCGGGAACGTCGAGCTGATGCACTTATGGAATTCCGACGCGATAGGTTAACTCTTTCACTGCGGGATCGGACCGTACCCCACCTCTGAACTGTGGGATTTtaaaaattgggggggggggtaaatcaCAGGCTCTTcgcaaatttaattttttttaagcaaataaaaataattcttggagatattaaatgtatatttaatgttaatatttaagGAACACGGTTTttctaattgaaaaaaaaaaatagtattttttctaATCCTCTCATTAccaacaaatttttttttatattttttaaaatttgccgTAAAGCcccatataaatacattttatgttaaagATAGTgtcattattttactttaagaaGTAAAGTTTTCTCCCTGTTTTGAGTGTCGGATGTCTTTTAAAGACCCCGATAGTCATGGCGATCCCCTCCAATTAGTATTaacactattatatattttcattaataaacCTGGGgatttattcaaaatatttatagGGGATTGTGAGAAATGAGGACGCCTCACGTTAACGAAGTAAATAAGGGTAAACTAAAATAAGGGAAATAGAAGGCAGGGATACGGGGGAATGGAAGGAATTATCGCCTCGGTCTTGGCTTTGCCCCGTTGGAGTTTTTTCTGCAGactgattttttccccccctgtTAATGTGGTTTTAGGTTTCTGCTCCTGCCGAGCTGGTAATAGCGTTCGAATCCACTAAAGGCTTCAAGTACATTATCAGATAATCTAGCCGAGGGGATCCTCATGAGATCTATAAATCCATCAGTGTGTTATGGTTTTTGATTTTACATTTacttaattttatatttctttaaaaaaaaatgtaacaaaaacctTGCGTTGGctcagacagaaaaaaaattataatttaatcccatgtggtgttaatattatttttcctaaatttttaaatgaattaaatgtatattttcctgCGCTAATATCCAACTGGCTTAGctatttaatgtaaatgttcCTCCGTTTCCCATGATTCCTCAGCGCAGAGTGTATTGGAATCCTCctgtcagcccaagcaggaagttgtccCTCACTTCCTGGACCCTGCCTGCCTTGTTTACACGGGTCTCTAGCGTTAATGGGTTGTTTACGGGCGCGCAGGTCCTCTGCAgagctattatcacaaatatccTAGGCTAGGGCAGCCATTTAAACCATGTGATGGAGCAGCAAGACGGCGACAGAAAATATAATGGTTTAGGAATTAGGATCAGGAGTAATCCGGAATAATAGTTCCTCCTTGACTGAAGCTCCATATCTGAGAAAGCTGTAAATAGTGTTGCATTTTAATCACTCCTGTGGATTAACCCTTATGTATCTTTCTTTACTCAGGTTCAGAACATTTCGGCTGAACATGGAAGTTGTCTGAGATTTCTTTGAGTTCCTCTTTGTTGAAAGACGATGGAGCAACCAATAAAAGACCATTTGGGATCCCCCAAGGGGTCGGAACCCATAATGATCGAAAAAGCCAACAATGACTATGTGATAACGGCCATTCCGAGACTCAACGAAACGCAGCTGACCGCGGCGACTGGGGGAGCGGAGCTCTCGTGTTACCGATGTACCATCCCGTTCGGAGTGGTTATACTGATCGCGGGAGTGGTGGTCACCGCGGTGGCGTACAGTTTTAACTCTCACGGGTCCATCATCTCTGTGTTCGGACTGGTTCTTCTGTCGTCTGGACTTCTTTTGGTATGTTCGAGCGCGCTGTGCTGGAAGGTCCGACAACGGAAAAAGAGGGCGAAGAGGAGAGAGAGCCAAACGGCATTGGTGGCGAACCAAAGGAGCCTACTTGCTTAAGAACAATAGAACAAAATGAACATTGAACTCCCATCTCAAAAATGTTACCAGCCAAAGGCTTTAGAAATCCTCTACGTACACGGATTAAAACCGATGAAGAGACCCTCGTACCGGGATACACGGAGGGATTTATGAAAATGCACCAGTTTCATTGGTTGCTTTCCTGATCTCATGATCTTGTAcaattatctttatatataattgcttGGCCCCCTTTTGTAATGTCCAAGTTGAGCACCATATGCAGACATCACTAAGTGTCAGTAGCCAAAATTCCTATGAATTTTCTTCCGAGTTTGCTATCATATAgaatctattaataataattattaatattcacTTTATATGCCTGCTCCAAACACTTTTTATGCGACTGATTCACTGTGACGCAGTTCAGATCTAAAGAAACGATCGTAGTCAATTAGAAATTTctagactttttattttttggctctTTGAATTAGAGGCATTTAGCAGATAAAAATCTCCAAATTAAGATTTTGTTAaccatgaaataataattataaaattaagaaTGTATTACCACCTGCAGATGGTaaatctttgcccccccccagaggGAGACATGGTATGGTCCAGGTTGGAACTGATGCCACCCAAGCATCTGCTTTAGATGCTCTAAAGCacctaattataaatataatcctACCTGAGAACAGGTATAGATTTTCAATGACTTACCTGGAGATATTTTGCATCTCCCTTGGAATGGAATGATAAAAACGAGGGAAATCAGAATGCCCCTCTTATAGACCTGAAGTCTTTAGATGAAGTTGATGCCTTTTATtggcacaaaataaaaaaataaagttatataaGCTTTCAGAACCGGACGTGGCAGTAATACCGGATCAAAAAGACACTAAttcaataattataaaaaaagctaattcTGTGTATTTTCATTCTGTAATGTTAATTAAAAACTTTCCCTGAGAGTTTCCATTTTCCGTTATAATTGCagtgtaaaaaatgtattgctgtCTAATTGGACATTCTAGAATCAATTCATTAGAACGAAGCCCCATGCCCCATGCAGAATTTATGTCATTGGATTATTGTTGACTAGTCAACTGGTTTAACCCTCTAGAACCACACCAGGATGAACAAGTATGGCGCTTGAGTGGTTAAAAAGTCggctaaaaaaaattccattatatTACAGTCCAAGAATTCTTCAACGGGTATAAGAAGCTTCAGTTGGGaattagccaatcagtggctgttTCGGCTTGTTGGCTGTGCTACGGTGAATGTCATTGGTGGTACTTGTAgatcttttttttactattactattaaaattataataatcgCTGTTTATTTAGATCGCTATTTGTAATTCTATTTGTTGAATGTGAAcactgcggggggggggtgaaaattGTTTCTAAAAACAGTCGACTTTTGTAAATTAACGTCAAACCAAGCACTTTCTGGTCTGTTTTTGtactaaaatacacattttattaaaaaaaaaatattagtgctGCTAAGATGTCTGATTAATTTTTTTGACCCCAGAAAGAGTTattaataaattacttttttcccctctattaTCGTTAAGACGCTGGCATTGAACGCGAAGATGGCACGGATCTGCCAGAGCATCCCAACTAAAATGCCGAATCGCGGCCAAATCTGCATGGCCGTAGAGCGCTAAAACCATAACTCATAAAGCGAATTGCATTTGATTGCAGGTAATTTGATGTGTGATAGCTGCAAACTTTCCCTATAAACAAAGCTGAACCCTGCTGCTTCAGAGGAAGCTCTCACCGGCCCATGGCTTGTTCAGGAGAACAATTGCATCCGATTTTCTGATGACTCTGATATGCGCAGGTTACCCTACTGATCTGTGATATGAAGCCCCCTTTTAAGGCCAATTAACCCCTTTTTAGATTGAGACCATTTTTCAATAACCCCCTGCAAAAATGCTGGGTGTCTTCATTTAAGCCGATATTATAGAAACCGGCTATTGGAAATACAGACCACAGGGCTGGAGGCGAATCTTGGCCGACATGCATTGAGTTGTTGGTTTTATGTGCCCTCTCTTGTAGGAGACATCTCGTTACCTTAGATTACATGTAAACGAACAAACCGGTTTGAATCCCAACAACATACGTCTACCTAATGACCCAACAACCCCCTAATGACACATCGTATCTTAGAACAGTTCCAGCATTGGAAGTTTAGAACGTATCCTTTCGACGTTGTCTCCAAAAACGTTTCGAGAACTGATTTCAGAGCACCCCAAGCCAACGTTTCCCGGGGTGGAATTTGTCAACTTTCATGGTGCGAGTTGTGTGGAGTTCATTGACGTGGACAACGTAATCAATAGGAAGGAGAAGGCCTCGGGTTTAAGATCCTTTTCGGAGTCAATCCTGGGGATTTTTTGGGAAGGAACTCGCGTAGCAGATGGAGAATCCAAGACTCCCGGCGTAATCCGTGAACTCTGCTCGAGCCGGGGATTTAAATAGCGCAATCTATATGAGTGAGCGCGGTGGGGAGGAGGGGAGGTAGGTTGTATTTAAAGCCAGTGTTTGTGTTGCCACACTCCTGTTTCCAGTCACTATAATAAAATCTCTTGCATCAGAGAAGACTTGACAACACATTTTCTCAGATTCATAGCTCCAGCTTAATCACAACAGGAAGCATTCCTGCTACCGGGAGAACATATTGCGTCACTGGGAACACCTGACACCCGTATCTAATATCAATCACTTTGCTTAAGGTCATTAAAAATATTAGGGTGTCCCCTTACAACATAAAGCCTTTGCGTGAGTGACAATAAACCCTTTCAGAGCTGCAGGTGGCCAGGGATTGGAACTCGCTGCGAAGCTATGTTTATTAGGAGAGCGTAATAAATAATTGAACAGGTGGAGGGAAGGCATTCCTGGTTATCTGTTGGCCGGAGAGGTAACGGGGTTGTTTTGACGGATTTCGTACAGGGTTGGGGCTTTTACAGCTGTTTGCATTCTATGGCCTCCAGCCGCTGTCGACGTACGTTGGTCACTGGTGACGTTGGACAGGGAATGGAATTTCTCCTCGCTGGCTTTGTGTTCTTAGCAGTTGTTACTTTGTTGCGTTTAACCTCTTCAAGTGTGTCTTTTCTTGGGGGGGGCTGGGAAGCTGTTGAGGGGGAACAGGGTAGAGTGAAAGCACTTCCATTTATTCAGCTAATTGGAAGGGAGCCAGACGTGGAGCAAAGTCCCTGCTTAAGAAGGAAAATTTGACTTTCTGGGGTATCTTAGTGCAGAAGTTGAATTTCTTCTACGAGCTGATTTGGCCCTTGCTTAACTGCACACCTGACTCATCAGTTAAAGCTCAGTATGGCTGCCTTCCTGTGACATCATCATTAAATGTACTATTACATTACTTCTTGATACTGTTTCCTCTACAAGTTCTTGACCTCGGCTGGAGCATCCTGCTAATAGCTGCAGACTGTCCTGATCTTAAAGGTGacgtttttttaaattgagaaTGAAAGCTGAAGGCCGTTCAAATTCTAAAGCAACTCCAAAAGCTGCCAAAAGTGATCCACTGCCGACCGATGACAAAGTTGAGAGACTGCTTCCCAGTGGCGTCGATCTTGCAGTCCTTTGTTGGCCAGCGGTGGCTTTTACATCACTGATTTAATATCACGTATCTACGTTCATAAGAACGTACAGAACGCCCTTGCCATGAAGATATTGCTACATGGCGGAATGCTCTCGGAAAATCCGGCCCTAATATTTTGTTACGAGGCTTCGCGGCAGCTCTGATGTGAAACATGTTGCTGTCTGGGATTGCACCTTTCAACGGAAAATCCTAATGTTGCTTTTCAAGTTGGGAATGTCTTCCTGCTTATGTACAAAGGGCATTCAGACCACCAAGTGGCCCCTTCGAGTTAGGAGAGGCTCAGTGGGAGTTGTGGAGCTTTCACAATAGTCTGTCTCTCCCTTCCTGAGAGCTCTGCCAGCATCGTTCCCAGCTATTGTGATTAATAAGGAACCAGCACTTAAGCAGAGACCATTACTCGGCAAGGGAATACAACTGAAA from Spea bombifrons isolate aSpeBom1 chromosome 13, aSpeBom1.2.pri, whole genome shotgun sequence encodes:
- the TMEM100 gene encoding transmembrane protein 100; this encodes MEQPIKDHLGSPKGSEPIMIEKANNDYVITAIPRLNETQLTAATGGAELSCYRCTIPFGVVILIAGVVVTAVAYSFNSHGSIISVFGLVLLSSGLLLVCSSALCWKVRQRKKRAKRRESQTALVANQRSLLA